TGCAGACCTACCTCGCCTCCCCCGAGTACGCCAACGCCCGGGCCAAGCTCGGCAACAACGTTTCCGCGAACAAGGGCCTGGACGTCAACAACGTCCCGAACCCGATCGACAAGCTCTCCGTGGAGATCCTCCAGGACCCGAACACCGTCTTCCGCTTCGACGGCTCGGACCTCATGCCGGCGGCCGTCGGCGCGGGCACGTTCTGGAAGGGCATGATCGAGTGGATCAACGGTAAGGACACCGCTGCCACCCTCGACCAGATCGAGAGCACCTGGCCGAAATGAGCTCACCCGGTGGTCCGGTCCGGCGTACCGGACCGGACCACCGGCTCGTCTAGTGGCCCCGGGGAGGGCGGATGAACTTCGACTTCGCGGACGAGGCACCGAAGCTCGTCATGCTGCTGTACGGGCTGGTCGCCTTCGTCGTCGTGGTCGGCGGCCTGCTGCTCCTGCTCGATGTCGTACCAAACTGGTTCGCCCGCCGGCGTGAGGCCCGGCTGGTCGCCGTCGCCGACGCCGGCCCGCCGGCCGGCGCCGCCCGAGCCCGGCGCCCCAGGCGCGCCGAAGGACTCTTCGGCCTCTTCTTCCTGCTGCCCACCGTGCTGCTGCTCCTGGTCGGCCTGGTCATCCCGGCGATCCGGACCGTGGTGCTCTCCTTCATGGACGGTGGCAGCGACGCCTGGGTCGGATTGCGTAACTACGGCTGGTTGTTCAGCCAGGACGAGATCGTCCGGGTTTTGATCAACACCCTGATCTGGGTGATCCTGGTGCCGCTGCTGGCCACCACCACCGGCCTGCTCTACGCCGTGATGGTGGACAAGGCCCGGTTCGAGGCGGTCGCCAAGTCACTGATCTTCCTGCCGATGGCGATCTCGTTCGTCGGCGCCAGCATCATCTGGCGGTTCGTCTACGCCTACCGGGGCGAGGGCCAGGAGCAGATCGGTCTGCTCAACCAGGTGGTGGTCTGGTTCGGCGGCGAACCCCGGCAGTGGCTGCAGGAGCCGCCGCTGAACACACTGCTGCTGATCGTCATCCTGATCTGGATCCAGGCCGGCTTCGCCATGGTGGTGCTCTCCGCCGCGATCAAGGCGATCCCGGGCGACATCGTCGAGGCCGCCCGGCTGGACGGGGTGACCCCGTGGCAGATGTTCTGGCAGGTGACGCTCCCGAGCATCCGGCCGGCGCTGATCGTCGTGGTGGTGACCATCTCGATCGGCACACTCAAGGTCTTCGACATCGTCCGGACCGCGACCAACGGCAACTTCGACACCAACGTGATCGCCAGCGAGATGTACAACCAGGCGTTCCGCTACGGCGAGACCGGCCAGGGCTCGGCACTCGCGGTCTTCCTCTTCGTCCTGGTGATCCCGATCGTGATCTACCAGATCCGCAACCTGCGCAAGCAGCGGGAGGTATGACATGACCACCGCCGTTCCCGTACGCGCCGGCACCGCCGCCACCGCGACCGACCAACCGACCACCGTCGGCGGCCGGGTACGAAAGCGGCTCAACAGCCGGACCGCGACCGTGGTCTCGATCGTCATCGCGGTGGTCTGGACGCTGCCCACCTTCGGCCTGTTCATCTCCTCCTTCCGGCCCGAGGACCAGATCAAGACCACCGGCTGGTGGACCTTCTTCAGCGACCCGCAGTTCACCCTGGAGAACTACCAACAGGTTCTCTTCGGTCGCTCGTCCTCCTCCGGCCAGTTGGCCAGCTACTTCGTGAACTCAGTGGTGATCACCATTCCGTCGGTGCTCTTCCCACTGGCGTTCGCCGCGCTGGCCGCGTACGCGCTGGCCTGGATCAACTTTCGCGGCCGGGACTGGATCTACATCGGCATCTTCGCGCTCCAGATCGT
The Micromonospora pisi DNA segment above includes these coding regions:
- a CDS encoding carbohydrate ABC transporter permease — encoded protein: MNFDFADEAPKLVMLLYGLVAFVVVVGGLLLLLDVVPNWFARRREARLVAVADAGPPAGAARARRPRRAEGLFGLFFLLPTVLLLLVGLVIPAIRTVVLSFMDGGSDAWVGLRNYGWLFSQDEIVRVLINTLIWVILVPLLATTTGLLYAVMVDKARFEAVAKSLIFLPMAISFVGASIIWRFVYAYRGEGQEQIGLLNQVVVWFGGEPRQWLQEPPLNTLLLIVILIWIQAGFAMVVLSAAIKAIPGDIVEAARLDGVTPWQMFWQVTLPSIRPALIVVVVTISIGTLKVFDIVRTATNGNFDTNVIASEMYNQAFRYGETGQGSALAVFLFVLVIPIVIYQIRNLRKQREV